The genomic DNA CACGGTCTTGCCAGGCAAGGCTGTGTCGGTGGATGCTGTGCTTGGGATGGTGGCAGAGCGCGCGGTGATTCGGCGTACCGAGGTGCCGTCGCTGCAGGAGGTAGGCTGATGTCGGAGGTGCGTGGCTGGAGCTTGCGTGCGTTGCCCTGGACTAGAATAGGTGGTGCGGCAAGGTGTTTTCGAGCAGCGCAACGGGAGAGTTGTCGTGACGAACGCCCGAAGCGTCAAGAGCAGCGGACCTCGGCCCAATCCAAGCGATCTCTGGCGTGCCTCTCCTTCGTAGAAGCATCGAGCGGTTTTTGGGTTGGGagcgacctttaaaggtcgccTGGTCCACCCTGCCAGCAATGAGCATGGATATCTTCAACTCGAtggggttgctcagagccccgtcccacccgaccttgaatgtttctggggctggggcatcgaccacctcgtggttggggggtggggggtgggcaacctgtgccggcGCTTCGCCAGCCTCATGGTAAAACgtgtcttccttctctctgttgcgAATCTCCCCCcgttttagtttaaacccctgagcccttgtcctatcgctagaggccctgctaaaaagtctgtccccatctttcttgcgAGCCCCCCGTAAGTAGGGAAAGGCCGCCAGAAGGTGTCCCCGGCGCCTTCTCTTGTGCAGGCTGAAGAAGGCCAAGTCTCTCAGCCGGTCCTCGTCGGAGAGGTGTTCCACCCCTCTGACGGTGtttgtggccctgctctggacccgctccaacagGCCCGTGTCTCCCTGGTActgagggctggggagctgctgatcATCGGTCGGTCTGAAGCGGGGATGGGAGGTGGAAGATGCTGAGGAGACAAGGGCCGACGAGGTGCTTCTGAGGACGGTGGTTAAACCCTGGGAGAGGTTTTCCAGAGCGGTGGAGGACAGTGCCTCCTTGGGGAGGAGGCGCCCGAGAGAAGAGCGGGCACGGGCCGTGGCGAGCCCCTGTTTGGAGCGAGTAGGGGTTGAGTGGAGGtcgcttccccccaccccaaaggctGGTTGGCGTGCTTCTGAGACGAGAGGCGCTGTTGAGCTTTTTGCCAGaggcctttattttctgtcgaATAAATAGGTGAATAAATAGATCGACGccattgtcaaaataaataggCCGAGTTCCATAATAAATAGGGGAGCAGTCAGGGGAGGCTCAGGGTGCAGGGCCGTTCTGTCAGGGGCTCCTGCCCCTGGGCGAGGGGAGGAGGCGGGAggacagaggtggggagggattGGGTGGCGGTCCAGAAGCGGTGGTGGGGGTGCGTGGGGCCGTTGGGCTAACTGCGCGTGTCGCGGGTGAGGCGGTGGAGGTGTTGTAAGCAGGCGCGAGCTTCAAGGCGGACGTGGTCCCAGGCGCAGGCGCTGTGGTTGTGGGCGTGGAGGAGGTCGTGGATGCGGCTGAAGTACTTGTCGATGCTGAGCAGCCGGTTGCGGGGCCCTTGCCTTTTGAAGCGCGTCCCGTTGGCTGGCAGgcattgctggagctgctggatgtgGTGGTGGAGGTTGTTGAGGAGTAGGTGGCGTGCCTGGGCGTCCCAGTGGCGgggggtgctgtggctgctgagggtgtcgaagaggtgctggaggatgtggagggcggtggcggcgccTTGGTTCGTGTGGTTGTCGTGGAGGAGGGTGTCGGGGAAGGATggcggctgctggtggtggcagggctgtggcggGCTGGGAGCCATGGCCTGGAGGAGGTTGAGGCTGTCCCAGGTGAGGGTGGCGTGGCGTGGCCGCAGGTGGTGGCAGGCGAGGGCGGTGGCGAGAGCcgtcaggaggagcaggagcgccGGGGCGCCgtgccgcgggcagggctgtggggttgcGTGCGCAgccatggtggggctgtgtgcgCTGCGTGGGTGGTGCTGGGCGGGAGCCTGGTCGGGCTTGGTGGCGGTGCGGGTGGGCGCTGTGCTTGGGGTGCTGCTAGGTGGCCGGCTTTATGCGGTGCCGCGGCTTTCCCTTCCTCGCTTTCCGATTGCAGCGAGTTTCTGGTTGCGTTCTCAGTTTTGGCTGGCGGCTGTGGTATTCTTGGGGAAGTGTGTTGGTGGGGCGGCCgtgcttggggagggagggatggcggTCGGTGGCGGTGCTTTGCTGGTGGTGTGTTGGGGTTGGGTTGGCTGTAGTGGTTGAGTAGGGGATGCGAAagcgctggctggggcagagccctcgggggcagctgtgccggggaggggtgTCAGGGTTTCCCTGTTGCTGCCTCTGTTGTGGGGCTGAAGTTTCCCTTCCTGGCCAAGTGTCTCTTTCCGTCTGTCGTGCCCTGGTGTTGGTTgtggtctgttttccttttgcttgtggctcgcctttgctttcatcttagctggtcttttctgttggtgctgggaagggttgTGATGTCACTTGGCAGAGCCCGGGGAGCCCTTATCCTGGAGCGAGGGCCtgggggtggcggcggcggcttgCGAGGAGGTGGCTCTGGGTGTGGGCACGTGAGCATTGGATGTGTTGCTGGGTGGAGCTGCCCCGGCTCCGGTGTTTGGAGGCGGTGAGgttggggaagaaaggcaggaggaaaggcttcaggaaaaggaggagggaagaggggagagttctgctcctcctgctgccggggCTGTTGCCGGCAGCGCCGCGTTGGGTCCCTGGCTGCGGTGCCAGTCGTGTGCCCCCGTAGCAGGGGTCTcgttgtgttttctctgcctccttgcccGCCGAGGTGTCTGGAGAGCACAGAAGACAACGTGGCCCGTAAGCGAAGGGTCTAGCGTTTGGGACGGCCTGAGCCCCTGCGCCCCTAGAGGGAGGGGTGTCCAGGAGTCCTCTGGAGGTGGATCTGAGCCAGCTGATGGAGTTGTCGAAggccagggggaggaggaggtggaggtgtcaGTGGCTGAGGTTTTCAGGCCCCTTGCCAGAGCAAGCATGGCGTT from Grus americana isolate bGruAme1 unplaced genomic scaffold, bGruAme1.mat scaffold_487, whole genome shotgun sequence includes the following:
- the LOC129200783 gene encoding interferon-like; the protein is MAAHATPQPCPRHGAPALLLLLTALATALACHHLRPRHATLTWDSLNLLQAMAPSPPQPCHHQQPPSFPDTLLHDNHTNQGAATALHILQHLFDTLSSHSTPRHWDAQARHLLLNNLHHHIQQLQQCLPANGTRFKRQGPRNRLLSIDKYFSRIHDLLHAHNHSACAWDHVRLEARACLQHLHRLTRDTRS